The genomic DNA CGGTGCTCGTTCAGAAATTGTGGAGGGGGTAATTGTAGAACAAGGATCTGTAATTTCTATGGGGGTATTCATTGGTCAAAGTACTAAAATTTATGATTGTGAAAATGGCAATATATACTATGGTCGCGTTCCGACTGGATCTGTTGTAATTCCCGGTACATTACCCAATCATCGTGCAAATGCTAAATTTAACATTTATTGTGCACTTATAGTAAAAAAAGTAGATGAAAAGACTAGAAAAAAAATAGGTATTAATGAGTTATTACGCGGTGTCGGATAATCAATTGGTAGTTTGCTAAGGTTTTTTTTGAATTCGAATGTTTCGTTGTAGTTTTTTTATAATATTACGTTTTATCTTAAATTAGATATAAAAATCATCATTTAATGATTGAAATATGTATTTTGTATTTTTATTTCTTTATGCATGCATGTATTTTTTACATGAATTTTGGTTGTATGTTGAAACATTTAGTGTCGTGTCCTGTTATGGAGTATTATATACGTGACTAACTAAACTGTATGCTGTTGTATTTGAATGCAAATCATATAAAACCATATAACCTAATTATTTTTATTAATGATTGTCAATTAATATTTGATAAAAAATTTTTTCTCATTAAAATGCTCTGATTGAATACCATTCAAGTACATTTAATATTTCAAATCATTAATGCAACCAATAATTAAAGATTTCGATTTTTTGACCTTTTCGTTCCGTGGTCGTTCATTGATTGAAGCTTCAGCTGGCACTGGAAAAACGTATCTTATAGTTATGCTGTATTTACGTTTATTGTTAGGCATTGGTAACGAAAATTGTTTACAATTAACAGTAGATAATATTTTAGTGGTAACATTTACAAGAGGAGGCGTTGAAGAATTACGTGAACGAATCCGAATTTATCTTCGTGAATTTAGATTAGCCTGTCTTGTTGGATATAGTACAAATGTATTTTTTTCCGCCTTGTTAGAAAAAATAAACGACCCCCAGTCAGCTTGTCAAACATTGTTAGCAGCAGAGCATACAATATCGCGTGCTTCAATTTTTACCATTCATGGATTTTGTCAGCACATATTAAAGATGTATCCTATAGAGTTAAACTCAATGTTTCAATATAGTATATTAGAAAATGAAGATCATTTAATTGAAACAGCATGTAATGATTTTTGGCGTAGTTATTTTTATTCTTTACCTACCGAAATTATAAATATCATAACAGGGTATTGGAAGAATCCAAAAGATCTTTTACAAGATGTCCATCCTTATTTACATTATTTAAGTATAAATATTCAGCCGGTATTACGAGGAAATTTTATAACACGTCACAAATATATCATTGATTATATTAATTATATCAAAAAAATATGGATTGCAGAAAAAAGTAAGTTATTAGAATTTATGAATAATAGTAAATATTTTTTAAATCGACGAATTTATAACACTAAAAATATACGAAATTGGTTTGAAATTATTAATTTATGGACTCAAAGTACAACAGTGGATTATCAGATACCTAGTGCATTATGTCGTTTTAAATATTCTGTGATTATACGACATATTACTGTCTATAATCATCAAATTTTGCAATGTCATTTATTTAAGTTAGTAGATGCATTATTTGAAAAGATTGTATCATTAAAACAATTAATACTAAGTACAGCGATATATGAAATACGTAAAAATATAAACTTATTGAAAAAAAAAATTCTGAAATTAGTTTTAATGATTTAATTTCTTTGTTGGATGATGGATTACATGTTCATGATAAAAATGGGAAACTATTACAATCAATACGAAAAACTTACCCCATAGCGATTGTTGATGAATTTCAAGATACTGATTTTCAACAATATCGTATTTTTCATACATTATATTCCAGTCGATCTCAATCAAAATATGGATTGTTATTAGTTGGCGATCCTAAACAATCAATTTATTCATTTCGGGGAGCTGATATATTTTCATATCTATTGGCACGTAAACATGTTGATTTTTATTATACTTTAAATACCAACTGGCGTGCATCGAAAGGCATAGTAAATGCTATTAATAAATTATTCAATTCTAATACATCTTTTTCCCCATTTATTTTTCAGAAAATTCCATTTATTACTATGCGTGCTGCAAAAGATAATAACAGATTACGTTTTGTAGTAAAAAATAAGTCTTATCCTTCATTTTGTTTTTATTTGCCATCCTATCATTCATTAACGGTACGTGAGTATCAAAAAATTATGGCATTTCATTGTGCTACTACTATTCGTGATTTATTGTGTGATGCCAGTTATGGGCAGGCGTGGCTTCAAAGCAGTACATGTAGCAAAAAATTATTGGAATCATCAGATATAGTTGTATTAGTTCGTAATAGTCATGAAGGGAATTTAATCTCTTCTGTGCTAAATCAGTTTAATATATCTAATGTATATTTATCTAATCAGAAAAATATTTTTGAAACATTAGAAGCATTTGATTTGTTATTGATATTACAGGCTATATTATTGCCAGAAGATAATAATATTTTACGTTGCGCATTAATGACTGGTATTATTGGATATAATGCTCAAAAAATTGAATTTATTAATCAAAATGAAAATGATTGGAAAAAAGAAGTTAATGCTTTTGTTGACTATCATTCATTTTGGAAAAAATATGGTGTGCAATCAATGTTGCAAGAAATCATATTTCGACGCCATATTTTTAAACATTTAGCAGCGACTCAAGACGGTAAAAGTAGGTTAATAAACATATTACATTTAGCTGAAATACTTCAAAAATATTCAGTAAATTTACATGATGAAAGTTCATTAGTCAATTGGTTGAAAAAAAAAATTTACTTATCTAATAATTTATCATGTAATGATCAATTATTAAGATCAACAGATAATGATAGATTAATAAAAATTATAACAATACATAAATCGAAAGGATTAGAGTTTCCATTAGTTTTTTTGCCTTTTGTTTCAATTTTACACAAAAAAAAATATCCGTTATTTCATGATCGTGAAAATTATCATATATATTTAGATTTAAGCAATTCTTCAAGAAACATTAATTTATCTGATGAAGAAGGATTATCAGAAGATTTAAGATTGTTTTATGTTGCTGTTACTCGAGCAATTTATCATTGTTTTATTGGTATCGGTTCTATTTCCTTTAAAAAAAGAATCAAAAAGAATCAATGTTGTAATGATCTTCATCGCACTGCATTAGGATATTTAGTGCAGAAGGGCGTCCCTGGAAATTTTTATTTTTTAGAAAAATGTTTAATAAAATTAGTGGAATCTGCTCAAGGAGATATAATGTTAAATTATATTTCTAACAATAAAAATCAAGAAAATTGTAAATTATTAATTGATGGTATAACCAATAATGATTTGAAAAATAAAAATAATTTATCTGCTAGAAATTGGAAAATACAGATTAATACCAAATATACAGTTACAAGTTATAGTGAATTGTATCATTCTAATACATTTTTTTCGTCAGAGAAGTCATTGATGTTAAATAAACAGATTATTTGCACGGCGAAAAATAATAAACAAGACGGTATATTGTTTACCCCTTATTCTTTTCCTCAAGGAAAAGAATCAGGTGTTTTTTTACATCATATTTTTCAAAAATGGAATTTTAAAAAAAAAATAAATGCTGAATGGTTATCTTTGCAATTAATGCAATATGGAATTAGTTTAACATGGTTACCTATCTTACAGATGTGGATGGATACAATCGCTTCTATGCCTTTAAATAATGAAAATTTTGTTCTTTCCCAACTGTCATCTAGTGATTATCGTACTGAGTTTGAGTTTTATTTATCTGTCAAGTCTCTTGTTTCTGCCGAAAAGTTTGATAATATTTGTAAAAATTATGATCCAATTTCTCGTTTATCTTCTCCTCTTACGTTTCCTGATATTTTAGGTATGATACATGGATTCATTGATTTGGTTTTTCGTTGGAAAGGTAAGTATTATTTATTGGATTATAAATCTAATTGGTTAGGTGGGGAGTGTCATGATTATTCTTTACTAAATATAAAAAATGAAATGATTTTTCGTCATTATGCATTACAATATCAAATATATACATTAGCTTTACATCGTTTTTTACGTCATAAATTGATATCGTATAATTATAAAAAAGATTTTGGGGGAGTGTATTATTTATTTTTAAGGGGCATTGATTTAGTACATTCAGGTAATGGAATTTATTTTTGTTTGCCTGATCAAAGGTTAATTGATGAACTCGATGAGTTATTATCTATATGTCAATGATTAATTACTAGAATATTTATTATAAAAATAAATAAATCATTGCGTCCGGTTTTCACTTAAATTCACTTATAATGTTTAATGTAATTCATGTATTATTAGACATTATGTTTTATATTGTTTGTTTGTTCTGTTATAAATTTATTTTATATCATTGTGATTTTAATTTTTTTGAAAAAGATTAAAGTATAATGCTTTATTAAAGTATTCATAATAATTATTCTATGCATGAGTTTGTTTTAGAGGCATTAAAATTAGGTTTGTGGCGGCAATTAGACGTTCGATTTGCTTATATGTTATTAGCTGCTACTACTAATTTACATCAATATAATGCTTTAATGTTGGCTATCATTACTTTAAGCGCATATATTAATCAAGGACATGTTTGTTTACCATTGTTTATA from Blochmannia endosymbiont of Polyrhachis (Hedomyrma) turneri includes the following:
- a CDS encoding UvrD-helicase domain-containing protein, giving the protein MQPIIKDFDFLTFSFRGRSLIEASAGTGKTYLIVMLYLRLLLGIGNENCLQLTVDNILVVTFTRGGVEELRERIRIYLREFRLACLVGYSTNVFFSALLEKINDPQSACQTLLAAEHTISRASIFTIHGFCQHILKMYPIELNSMFQYSILENEDHLIETACNDFWRSYFYSLPTEIINIITGYWKNPKDLLQDVHPYLHYLSINIQPVLRGNFITRHKYIIDYINYIKKIWIAEKSKLLEFMNNSKYFLNRRIYNTKNIRNWFEIINLWTQSTTVDYQIPSALCRFKYSVIIRHITVYNHQILQCHLFKLVDALFEKIVSLKQLILSTAIYEIRKNINLLKKKILKLVLMI
- the recB gene encoding exodeoxyribonuclease V subunit beta, which codes for MDDGLHVHDKNGKLLQSIRKTYPIAIVDEFQDTDFQQYRIFHTLYSSRSQSKYGLLLVGDPKQSIYSFRGADIFSYLLARKHVDFYYTLNTNWRASKGIVNAINKLFNSNTSFSPFIFQKIPFITMRAAKDNNRLRFVVKNKSYPSFCFYLPSYHSLTVREYQKIMAFHCATTIRDLLCDASYGQAWLQSSTCSKKLLESSDIVVLVRNSHEGNLISSVLNQFNISNVYLSNQKNIFETLEAFDLLLILQAILLPEDNNILRCALMTGIIGYNAQKIEFINQNENDWKKEVNAFVDYHSFWKKYGVQSMLQEIIFRRHIFKHLAATQDGKSRLINILHLAEILQKYSVNLHDESSLVNWLKKKIYLSNNLSCNDQLLRSTDNDRLIKIITIHKSKGLEFPLVFLPFVSILHKKKYPLFHDRENYHIYLDLSNSSRNINLSDEEGLSEDLRLFYVAVTRAIYHCFIGIGSISFKKRIKKNQCCNDLHRTALGYLVQKGVPGNFYFLEKCLIKLVESAQGDIMLNYISNNKNQENCKLLIDGITNNDLKNKNNLSARNWKIQINTKYTVTSYSELYHSNTFFSSEKSLMLNKQIICTAKNNKQDGILFTPYSFPQGKESGVFLHHIFQKWNFKKKINAEWLSLQLMQYGISLTWLPILQMWMDTIASMPLNNENFVLSQLSSSDYRTEFEFYLSVKSLVSAEKFDNICKNYDPISRLSSPLTFPDILGMIHGFIDLVFRWKGKYYLLDYKSNWLGGECHDYSLLNIKNEMIFRHYALQYQIYTLALHRFLRHKLISYNYKKDFGGVYYLFLRGIDLVHSGNGIYFCLPDQRLIDELDELLSICQ